In Mercurialis annua linkage group LG6, ddMerAnnu1.2, whole genome shotgun sequence, the following are encoded in one genomic region:
- the LOC126686218 gene encoding homeobox-leucine zipper protein HAT5-like, producing the protein MTILRVPTSSASLHCDNTVDTPVPQSIVKQENMGDENYDACLNPPAKKRRLAATQVEFLERNFEVENKIEPERKIQLAKELGLQPRQVAIWFQNRRARFKNKQLEKDYDTLKASYDNLKVDYDNLLKEKQDLRAEFICLKEKLDAREEGIQNVEPFKTPITPMVTPKREDGSSAKSDVFDSDSPHSFMEPADSCNVFEADQSDFSQDEEDDLSQSFLPAPCFTKLYYEPPANSCTFEFPMEDQPFWSWSY; encoded by the exons atGACTATTCTCCGGGTTCCAACTTCTTCTGCCTCTCTTCatt GTGACAACACAGTTGATACTCCAGTTCCTCAATCGATTGTGAAACAAGAAAATATGGGTGATGAGAATTACGATGCGTGCCTTAACCCACCCGCGAAAAAAAGGCGGCTCGCAGCCACTCAAGTTGAGTTTCTTGAAAGGAACTTTGAGGTAGAAAATAAGATTGAACCTGAAAGAAAGATCCAACTTGCTAAAGAGCTTGGCTTGCAGCCTCGCCAAGTTGCAATTTGGTTTCAAAATCGGCGTGCTCGGTTCAAGAACAAACAACTTGAAAAGGACTATGACACTTTGAAAGCTAGCTATGATAATCTCAAGGTTGATTATGACAATCTCCTAAAGGAGAAACAGGATTTGAGAGCTGAG TTTATCTGCCTTAAAGAAAAATTGGATGCTAGAGAGGAAGGGATACAAAATGTAGAACCATTTAAAACCCCAATTACACCAATGGTAACGCCGAAACGAGAAGATGGTAGTTCAGCAAAGAGCGATGTTTTCGACTCCGATAGCCCACATTCATTCATGGAGCCTGCTGATTCTTGTAATGTTTTCGAGGCAGACCAATCTGATTTTTCTcaagatgaagaagatgatcttAGCCAGAGCTTCTTGCCCGCACCGTGTTTCACAAAACTGTACTATGAGCCACCTGCAAATTCATGTACTTTTGAATTCCCTATGGAGGATCAACCGTTTTGGTCTTGGAGCTATTGA